Genomic DNA from Flavobacterium sp. N502540:
CATTCCTTTAAGTTTAGTATGTAGTTATACTTTAGGAATGGCTACAATCGCACATAGAAATGCGCGCAGAAGTCATCTTACTTTTCCCTACGCTAGTGTGAACTAGATCAGGTTCAGAGGGTAAAATCTCAGCCTGCAAAATTGCAGACACCCCTAAAGTGTGAAGCAAATGTAATAAAATTTTATTGGAGAGCTGAAAAAAGTTTCAGGTTTCAAGTTTCAGGTTTTTGGAAAACTGAAAACTGAGACTGAAAACTGCGACTATTTCTTTCTCGTCCAGCAGTCCTCAACATGATCATTGACCATACCGGTAGCCTGCATATGAGCATAAATCACGGTTGATCCGACAAACTTGAAGCCTCTTTTTTTTAAATCTTTACTAATTTCGTCCGAAATTGGAGTAGTAGCAGGGACATCTTTTAATGTTTTTGGATTGTTGTCGATCGGTTTTCCGTTGACAAATTTCCAAATATAGTCAGAGAAAGTGCCAAATTCTTCCTGTACTTTCAGGAATGCCTGTGCATTTGAAACGGTAGCACGAATTTTAAGTTTGTTGCGAACAATTCCCGTATCCTGTAGTAAGGACTCTATTTTTTCTTCGGGATATTGGGCGATTTTTTTATAATCGAAATGATCAAAAGCGGCTCTGAAATTCTCTCTTTTATTCAGAATGGTAATCCAGCTTAAACCTGCCTGAAAAGTTTCCAGAATTAAAAATTCGAATATCGACGGGTCATCATAAATGGCAACACCCCATTCTTCGTCGTGGTATTTTTTATATAAATCGCTGGAAGAACACCAGCCGCAGCGTACTAGATTTTTATTCTCCATTGTTTAGGTGTTTGGATTTTTCGTGAGCAGGATCTTTGTCTAAGTATTTTTTAATCAAATGATGACCTCCATAAATAGCCGGTGTTAGTAAAACAGCTACGGATAATTTGAAAATGTAACCTGTTAATCCTGATGAAATAAAAGTATCGAAATCAATTTTTCCGGGTAACCAAAAGGCAATTCCAAGTACAATAAAAGAATCAAACAATTGTGAGATTACAGTTGATCCTGTTGTTCTGAGCCATATTTTTCGCTCTCCGGTACGTCTTTTGAAAAACCAGAAGATCCAGACATCAATCAACTGAGAAGCCATAAAGGCAATTAAACTACCCACGATGATCCACATACTTTGTCCAAAAACCGCCTTAAATTGTTCGTCATTAACAGGACTAATTCCTTTGGCCGCGGGTATCACGATAGCCATAAATAAGATCAGAAAAGCATAAGCAATTAGACAGGCTGTTATAAAGGACAGTTTTTTGACTCCTTTCTCGCCAAAATATTCATTGATTAAATCGGTTGTTAGAAAGACAATCGGCCAGGGTAAAATACCAATGCTCATGACAAATGGGCCAATCTGAATTAATTTTCCTCCAATAAGCTCGGCTACAACAGCATTGGTTATAAAGATGCCAGCCAGAATTACAAAAACAATTTCTCTACGGGTTTTAAACATGTGGTTCGGTTAATGATGTTTCAAATTTAAACTATTTCTCTATAACTTTTTAGCGGAATATTTAAATTAAAGGGTAGTTTTTAGAGGATTCCAAAGTTAAAATTTTCAAATGAATACTGATTTTTAGTTACATTTGGAACAATAACCTATTTTAAAACAAATCAACGATAATGAAAAAATTAATGACAATTTTTCTCATGGGAACAACCTTATTTGCGGCTAACGCACAGACCATTCCGGATAATCCGCTGGTTCAAAAATGGACAGGTCCCTATGGTGGTGTCCCTGCTTTTAATGAGTACAAGGTTTCGCAGTTTAAACCTGCATTTCAGTTTGCAATTCAGGAAAAACTAAGCGAAATTGATGCTATTACGAACAATCCTAAAGCACCAACTTTTGAAAATACGATCGCAGCTTTAGAGCGTTCAGGTAAAACAATTGCCAGAATTTATAGTGTTTATGGAATTTATGGCTCTACTTTGAGTACATCTGACTTCGACGAAGTTGAAACAGAAATGTCTCCGAAATTATCTGAGTTTGCAGATAAAATCGTTCAGAACAAAAAGCTATTCGCCAGAATTGAAGCTTTGTATAATTCTAAAGAAAGCAAAAAACTGACTAGTGAGCAACAACGTTTAATTTGGCTGTATTACACAGATTTTGTTCGTGAAGGAGCTAAATTGAATGAAGGCGATAAAGAAAAAGTAGCAAAAATCAACCAGGAACTGGCGAGTCTTTTTACTAAATTCAGTCAGAATCTATTGGCAGAAGAGCACAATCAATATGTAGCTTTAAAAACGGAAAGTGATTTTGACGGTTTGCCTACAGAAGTAAAAAATGCTGCTATTGCTGAGGCAAAAAGCAGAAAGTTAGATGTATTGGGATGTGTTGCAAATACACGCTCGTCTATTGAACCGTTTTTGACTTTCTCAACCCGCAGAGATTTAAGAGAAAAGGCATTTAATATTTTTGTAAAACGTGGCGATAATGGCAATGCAAACGATAACAATTCGACTTTAGTTGCTATTTTACAATTGCGTACCAAGAAAGCCAACTTGTTAGGTTTTCCAACTTTTGCCGATTGGAGTTTGTCTAATAAAATGGCAAAAGATCCTAAGAAAACTTTAGCTTTAATGGAATCTGTATGGAAACCTGCAGTAGATAAAGTACATCAGGATGTTGCCGAAATGCAGAAAATTGTTGATGCAGAAGGTGGGAAATTTAAAATACAGCCTTGGGATTACCGTTATTATGCTGAAAAAGTCAGAAAAGCGAAATACGATTTAGATCAAAATGAGGTGAAGCCTTATCTACAATTAGAAAACTTACGTGAAGGAATGTTCTGGGTTGCCGGAGAATTATTCAATTTAAGTTTCAAACAAATTACAAATGTTCCGGTATATCACCCTGATGTACGTGTTTGGGAGGTGAGTAATAAAGTTACGGGTAAAGTAGTTGGGTTATGGTATTTTGATCCGTATGCACGTGCAGGAAAACGCTCAGGAGCATGGATGAATGCATATCGTGATCAACAGCGAATGGACGGTGAAGTTTTGACCATCGTGTCTAATAACTGTAACTTCATTAAAGGAGCTGAAAATGAGCCAATTTTAATTTCCTGGGAAGATGCGACGACTTTGTTTCATGAATTTGGACACGCTCTTCACGGATTGTGTTCTAATGTGACTTATCCAACTTTGTCAGGTACAAATGTAGCCAGAGATTATGTTGAGTTCCCATCCCAATTGTTAGAGCACTGGTTAGCTACACCTGAAGTATTGAATAAGTTTGCTTTGAATTACAAAACCAATCAGCCATTGCCTCAAACGTTAGTAGACAGAATCGAAAAAGCGGCTAATTTCAATGAAGGTTTTTCAACTGTAGAAACGATTTCAAGTTCTTTAATAGATATGAAACTTCACTTGGCAACAAAAACTATTGATCCTCATAAATTTGAGAAAGAGACTTTAGATGCGCTTCACATGCCGTCAGAAATTGTAATGCGTCATAGAATTCCACAATTCGGACACATTTTCTCAGGGGATGGATATTCGGCAGGATATTACAGTTATTTGTGGGCTGATGTGATTAATGCAGATGCTTATGAAGCTTTTACAGAAGGAAAAGGACCTTATGATAAAGTAGTAGCAAAACGTCTTTATGAGACTATTTTCAGTGTTGGAAATACAATAGATCAGGAGAAAGCGTATGAAAACTTTAGAGGAAGAGCTCCGAAATCAGATGCTTTAATGAGAGCCAGAAATTTTCCGATCAAGAAGTAAATAGTTAGAAGTGAAATGTGAGATGTAAAATGTGAGATGGAATTAGAGGAAAACTTGAGATTTACGAAATAATCGAGTTGCTCTGAAGATGAAATAGATTCAAGGCACTATTCTTAAAAGTTACGATTCTAACTTTTTCACATTTTACATCTCACATTTCACAAATAAACATTCCGCATAAAAAAAGCCCGAATAAATTAATATTCGGGCTTTTTAAATATTGAAATAATATATTAACCTAAAGTAACTCTTTTGAAACCTGTGATCTCAACGTTGAATCCTTTAACGTAATCACCAACTTTTTTACTGTCATCTTTGATGAAGTTTTGATCTAGTAATGCTTTTTCTTGATCTAAAGTAGTGTTGTCAGAAATGAAACGTTGAATTTTTCCAGGAATAATTTTATCCCAAATTTGTTCTGGTTTACCTTCAGCTTTTAATTCAGCTTTAGCATCTTCTTCCGCCTGTTTGATAACTTCTTCAGTTAATTGAGAGAAAGAGATGTATTTAGGAACATTTTTTAAAGTTTTTCCTAAACGTTTTGCTTCTTCATTATCTTTTTCGATTACAGCAATACGAGCAGCAAGTTCAGATTCAACGAAAGCAGGATCAAAATCTTTGTAAGATAATGTGTCAGCTCCCATAGAAGCAACTTGCATAGATACGTCTTTTGTTAAAGTCTCAGCGTTAGCGATTGGAGCAGAAATAGCTGTTAAAGCAGCAATTTTGTTAACGTGAACATAAGATCCAACGAAAGCACCTTCTAAAATTTCAAAACCACCGATTTCGATTTTCTCACCGATAACACCAGTTTGCTCAATTAATTTTTCAGCAACAGTAATTCCATTGAAATCTGAAGCTAAAAATTCTTCTTTAGAAGAGAAGTTGATCGCTTTTTCAACTAAATCTTTAGCTAAAGTTACGAAAGCTTCATTTTTACCTACGAAGTCAGTTTCACAGTTTAAAGTGATGATAGCTCCTTTAGTGTTGTCTGCATTGATAAAAGAAACAGCAGCTCCTTCAGAAGACTCACGGTCAGAACGGTTAGCAGCAACTTTTTGTCCTTTTTCTCTAAGGATTTGTATAGCTTTATCGAAATCTCCTTCAGCTTCAACTAAAGCTTTTTTACAGTCCATCATTCCGGCACCTGTAGATTGTCTTAATTTATTTACGTCTGCAGCAGTAATTGTTGCCATAATATTTTGAATTTTAATGTTAAAAGTAAAAATTCCATCTTCTAAATCCCAAACTCCAATTTTATTAAATTATCAACATAACGTTTTTAATTTTGTATTTGGAATTTGGAATTTAAAATTTGGAATTTAAAATTTGATTTATTCTTCAGTTGCAGGAGCAGCCTCAGCCTCAGCAGCAGGAGCAGCTTCTTCAGCTACTTCAACTTCTTTTTCAGAACCTCTGTCAGAAAGACCTTCGATTACTGCAGTAGTCACTAAAGATAAAATTTTGTCAATTGATTTAGAAGCATCATCATTTGCTGGAATTACGTAATCAACCTCTCTTGGGTCAGAATTCGTATCAACCATTGCGAAAACTGGAATGTTTAATTTTTGTGCTTCTTTTATTGCGATATGTTCAGCTTTGATATCTACTACGAACAATGCTGCAGGTAGTCTAGACATATCAGCGATTGAACCTAAGTTTTTCTCTAATTTAGCACGTAAACGATCAACTTGCAAACGCTCTTTTTTAGATAACGTCATGAAAGTACCATCTTTCTTCATTTTATCGATAGAAGACATTTTTTTAACTGCCTTTCTGATAGTTACGAAGTTAGTTAGCATTCCACCTGGCCATCTTTCAGTGATGTAAGGCATGTTTGCAGCTTTTGCTTTATCAGCAACGATGTCTTTTGCTTGTTTTTTGGTAGCTACGAATAAGATTTTTCTACCTGATGCAGCGATTTTTTTCAAAGCTTCGTTAGCTTCTTCAATTTTAGCTGCAGTTTTATATAGATTGATAATGTGAATACCATTACGCTCCATATAAATGTAAGGAGCCATGTTTGGATCCCATTTTCTAGTCATGTGTCCGAAGTGAACACCTGCTTCTAGTAATTCTTTTACTTCTATTTTGTTTGCCATTTTTGTACTAGTTTACGTTCTGTTGATTAGCAATGTGTCTTTTTGGATTTTAGATTTTAGATTTTAGATTTTTAGATTTTTCAATCTTTTAATCTTTTTAATCTTTCAATCTTTATAATCGCTTAACCCATTTAGATGCTAAACTATTTCCTACCTCGATAGGAGAGCAACAACAACTGTGTTTTTTAATTTCAATAAATAATTGATAGTGTCCTGCACCAAATGTACAAGACAGGTAATATTAACGTTTAGAGAATTGGAATCTCTTACGAGCTTTCTTCTGACCGAATTTCTTACGTTCAACCATTCTTGGATCTCTTGTTAATAAACCTTCTGGTTTCAAGATAGCTCTGTTTTCGATGTTCACTTCACACATTACACGTGCTAATGCCATTCTTACAGCTTCTGCCTGACCAGTTGAACCACCTCCGTAAACGTTTACTTTTACATCAAAGTTACTAGCATTTTCTGTCATAGATAATGGTTGTAAAACTTTGTATTGTAAAGTTGCAGTTGGAAAGTAAGTTGCGAATTCTTTTTTGTTTACAGTGATTTTTCCTGTTCCTTCAGAAACATATACACGTGCAACAGCGGTTTTTCTTCTACCGATTTTGTGAATAACTCCCATTACTTAAGATCGTTTAGGTTAACAGTTCTAGGTTTTTGAGCTCCGTGAGTATGCTCAGCACCTACAACAACATTTAGATTTCTAAAAAGTTCAGCTCCTAATTTGTTTTTAGGTAACATTCCTTTTACAGCTTTTTCTACTAATAATGCAGGATTCTTAGATTGCAATACTTTAGCAGTTAAAGTTCTTTGTCCTCCTGGGTAACCTGTATGACGCATGTAAATTTTGTCATTCATTTTTGTACCTGTAAGGTTAATTTTTTCTGAGTTGATAACAATTACGTTATCTCCACAGTCAACGTGCGGTGTGTAACTTGGTTTGTACTTACCTCTTAAGATCATTGCAACCTTTGAAGCAAGACGTCCTAAGTTATGACCTTCAGCGTCAACAACAATCCACTCTTTAGTTACAGTGGCTTTGTTAGCTGAAACCGTTTTGTAGCTTAATGCGTCCATAATATTATTTTAATTAAACATTCCATCCCCAATAAAGGGGATGCAAAAGTACAATTAATTATTTTAAAACCAAATACCTGAAAAGAATATTTTATCTGCTGAAAATCAGGACATCAGTTTTCGATTTTAAACTATAAAAAAAAACCACCTTCACAAGTAGTGTAAAGATGGTTCAATATTTAGAATTGTTTGGACTAAACAATAAATAGATTTGCAATATCAACGACCTGTTGTGTCGTAAGTGGCTCATCATAAGCTTCTGATCCTGCAGAAGCTCCAAAGGCAGCTGCGGTGTTGAATCCTGCCTGTATGGTAACGCCTTCGCCGTCATAGACCGCTTGTGTTGCGGCAGGCATTCCTGCACCTCTCTCACTGTTAGAAATCCATCCTTTCAATCCTCTTAAACGTCGTACTTCAGAGGCATGACGGGCTTCT
This window encodes:
- the rplM gene encoding 50S ribosomal protein L13 → MDALSYKTVSANKATVTKEWIVVDAEGHNLGRLASKVAMILRGKYKPSYTPHVDCGDNVIVINSEKINLTGTKMNDKIYMRHTGYPGGQRTLTAKVLQSKNPALLVEKAVKGMLPKNKLGAELFRNLNVVVGAEHTHGAQKPRTVNLNDLK
- the rpsB gene encoding 30S ribosomal protein S2, encoding MANKIEVKELLEAGVHFGHMTRKWDPNMAPYIYMERNGIHIINLYKTAAKIEEANEALKKIAASGRKILFVATKKQAKDIVADKAKAANMPYITERWPGGMLTNFVTIRKAVKKMSSIDKMKKDGTFMTLSKKERLQVDRLRAKLEKNLGSIADMSRLPAALFVVDIKAEHIAIKEAQKLNIPVFAMVDTNSDPREVDYVIPANDDASKSIDKILSLVTTAVIEGLSDRGSEKEVEVAEEAAPAAEAEAAPATEE
- the tsf gene encoding translation elongation factor Ts is translated as MATITAADVNKLRQSTGAGMMDCKKALVEAEGDFDKAIQILREKGQKVAANRSDRESSEGAAVSFINADNTKGAIITLNCETDFVGKNEAFVTLAKDLVEKAINFSSKEEFLASDFNGITVAEKLIEQTGVIGEKIEIGGFEILEGAFVGSYVHVNKIAALTAISAPIANAETLTKDVSMQVASMGADTLSYKDFDPAFVESELAARIAVIEKDNEEAKRLGKTLKNVPKYISFSQLTEEVIKQAEEDAKAELKAEGKPEQIWDKIIPGKIQRFISDNTTLDQEKALLDQNFIKDDSKKVGDYVKGFNVEITGFKRVTLG
- a CDS encoding DNA-3-methyladenine glycosylase I encodes the protein MENKNLVRCGWCSSSDLYKKYHDEEWGVAIYDDPSIFEFLILETFQAGLSWITILNKRENFRAAFDHFDYKKIAQYPEEKIESLLQDTGIVRNKLKIRATVSNAQAFLKVQEEFGTFSDYIWKFVNGKPIDNNPKTLKDVPATTPISDEISKDLKKRGFKFVGSTVIYAHMQATGMVNDHVEDCWTRKK
- the rpsI gene encoding 30S ribosomal protein S9, which encodes MGVIHKIGRRKTAVARVYVSEGTGKITVNKKEFATYFPTATLQYKVLQPLSMTENASNFDVKVNVYGGGSTGQAEAVRMALARVMCEVNIENRAILKPEGLLTRDPRMVERKKFGQKKARKRFQFSKR
- a CDS encoding queuosine precursor transporter, whose product is MFKTRREIVFVILAGIFITNAVVAELIGGKLIQIGPFVMSIGILPWPIVFLTTDLINEYFGEKGVKKLSFITACLIAYAFLILFMAIVIPAAKGISPVNDEQFKAVFGQSMWIIVGSLIAFMASQLIDVWIFWFFKRRTGERKIWLRTTGSTVISQLFDSFIVLGIAFWLPGKIDFDTFISSGLTGYIFKLSVAVLLTPAIYGGHHLIKKYLDKDPAHEKSKHLNNGE
- a CDS encoding M3 family metallopeptidase, encoding MTIFLMGTTLFAANAQTIPDNPLVQKWTGPYGGVPAFNEYKVSQFKPAFQFAIQEKLSEIDAITNNPKAPTFENTIAALERSGKTIARIYSVYGIYGSTLSTSDFDEVETEMSPKLSEFADKIVQNKKLFARIEALYNSKESKKLTSEQQRLIWLYYTDFVREGAKLNEGDKEKVAKINQELASLFTKFSQNLLAEEHNQYVALKTESDFDGLPTEVKNAAIAEAKSRKLDVLGCVANTRSSIEPFLTFSTRRDLREKAFNIFVKRGDNGNANDNNSTLVAILQLRTKKANLLGFPTFADWSLSNKMAKDPKKTLALMESVWKPAVDKVHQDVAEMQKIVDAEGGKFKIQPWDYRYYAEKVRKAKYDLDQNEVKPYLQLENLREGMFWVAGELFNLSFKQITNVPVYHPDVRVWEVSNKVTGKVVGLWYFDPYARAGKRSGAWMNAYRDQQRMDGEVLTIVSNNCNFIKGAENEPILISWEDATTLFHEFGHALHGLCSNVTYPTLSGTNVARDYVEFPSQLLEHWLATPEVLNKFALNYKTNQPLPQTLVDRIEKAANFNEGFSTVETISSSLIDMKLHLATKTIDPHKFEKETLDALHMPSEIVMRHRIPQFGHIFSGDGYSAGYYSYLWADVINADAYEAFTEGKGPYDKVVAKRLYETIFSVGNTIDQEKAYENFRGRAPKSDALMRARNFPIKK